A single region of the Duganella sp. BuS-21 genome encodes:
- a CDS encoding SDR family NAD(P)-dependent oxidoreductase, whose amino-acid sequence MRTLNHPVRDWRGRRIWLIGASSGIGAALAVQMLEAGAQVVLSARRVAQLEAVAAGHPQAIVAPLDILYREGWKERYRDICAQIGGIDLIVFCAADYLPERSWEVTSEGAAHTLAVNLGSVYTGLATVLPDMLARGSGGIAIVASVAGYMGLPNASVYGPSKAALINLAELLYSDLHPRGLDVYLINPGFVQTELTAKNAFTMPALQTPQEAACAIHRGLSAGKFEIHFPKRFTLVVKLLRWLPYRARFALFTHLLKPT is encoded by the coding sequence ATGCGTACTTTGAACCATCCTGTCAGAGACTGGCGCGGCCGGCGCATCTGGCTGATCGGCGCCTCCAGCGGCATCGGCGCGGCGCTGGCCGTGCAGATGCTGGAGGCTGGCGCCCAGGTGGTGCTGTCGGCCCGCCGCGTCGCGCAGCTGGAAGCGGTGGCGGCGGGCCATCCGCAAGCCATCGTGGCGCCGCTCGACATCCTCTACCGCGAAGGCTGGAAGGAGCGCTACCGCGACATCTGCGCACAGATCGGCGGCATCGACCTGATTGTGTTTTGCGCCGCCGACTACCTGCCGGAACGCAGCTGGGAAGTCACGTCGGAAGGCGCGGCGCACACGCTGGCCGTCAATCTCGGCAGCGTCTACACCGGGCTGGCGACCGTGCTGCCGGACATGCTGGCGCGCGGCAGCGGCGGCATCGCCATCGTCGCCAGCGTGGCCGGCTATATGGGCTTGCCCAACGCCAGCGTCTACGGTCCCAGCAAAGCGGCGCTGATCAACCTGGCGGAACTGCTGTACTCCGACCTGCACCCGCGCGGCCTGGATGTGTACCTGATCAATCCCGGCTTCGTGCAAACCGAGCTGACCGCCAAGAACGCCTTCACCATGCCGGCGCTGCAAACGCCGCAGGAGGCGGCGTGCGCCATTCATCGCGGCCTGAGCGCCGGCAAGTTTGAAATCCATTTCCCGAAGCGCTTCACGCTGGTGGTCAAGCTGCTGCGGTGGCTGCCCTACCGTGCCCGCTTCGCCCTGTTCACCCACTTGCTAAAACCGACATGA
- a CDS encoding DUF1365 domain-containing protein, whose amino-acid sequence MKPVQSPAQLVHGHVVHARLRPALHRFVYPLFYVRLNLARLDACNSRWFGVDRWRPLAIRRRDYGPRDGSSLELWMRALLREHGITADGEIWLQTFPRVAGYVFNPVNFWQCHAADGRLAAVLAEVNNTFGETHRYLLRIDDGMSVAAVKQMHVSPFCAVQGHYRFRFRLGGASHSIGIDYHDDDGLLLRTAVSGHPAPMTDRAIFGALCRYPLLGIGIVARIHWQALRLWLKRVPFFSKPAAPSIHTTVHQETAQ is encoded by the coding sequence ATGAAACCGGTCCAGTCCCCGGCCCAGCTGGTACACGGCCACGTGGTGCATGCGCGCCTGCGGCCGGCGCTGCACCGCTTCGTCTATCCCTTGTTCTACGTGCGCCTGAACCTGGCGCGGCTGGATGCATGCAACTCGCGCTGGTTCGGCGTGGACCGCTGGCGGCCGCTGGCCATCCGTCGCCGCGACTACGGCCCGCGCGACGGCTCCAGCCTGGAACTGTGGATGCGCGCCCTGCTGCGCGAACACGGCATCACCGCCGATGGCGAGATCTGGCTGCAAACTTTTCCGCGCGTGGCCGGCTACGTCTTCAACCCGGTCAACTTTTGGCAATGCCATGCGGCCGACGGCCGGCTGGCCGCCGTGCTGGCCGAAGTCAACAACACCTTCGGCGAAACCCACCGCTATCTGCTGCGTATCGATGACGGCATGAGCGTGGCCGCCGTCAAGCAGATGCACGTATCGCCGTTCTGCGCGGTGCAAGGCCACTATCGCTTCCGCTTCCGGCTGGGCGGCGCCAGCCACAGCATCGGCATCGACTACCACGACGACGATGGCCTGCTGTTGCGCACCGCCGTCAGCGGCCATCCGGCGCCGATGACCGACCGCGCCATCTTCGGCGCGTTGTGCCGCTACCCGCTGCTCGGCATCGGCATCGTCGCCCGCATCCACTGGCAGGCGTTGCGGCTGTGGCTGAAGCGCGTCCCCTTTTTCAGCAAGCCCGCCGCACCGTCTATCCATACCACCGTGCACCAGGAGACAGCACAATGA
- a CDS encoding carbohydrate ABC transporter permease: protein MPTPRPRRTPAWTPARIGVYGFLIVAALFFLLPLYVMLVTSVKPMEEIRLGTLFALPQNMTLEPWLQAWSSACTGLECNGIRTGFWNSVAIVVPSTILSIAIGAVNGYALSFWRPRGAGFLFAILMMGAFIPVQVMIYPLVRGLASVNLFSSLPGIILIHTIFGMPVMTLLFRNYYAALPLELFKAARIDGGGFWRIFLQLMLPMSTPVIVVAAIMQVTGIWNDFLLGLVFAGSEHLPMTVQLNNIINTTTGERLYNVNMAATILTSVVPLALYFISGRWFVRGIASGAVKG, encoded by the coding sequence ATCCCGACACCACGTCCGCGCCGCACGCCGGCATGGACGCCGGCCCGCATAGGCGTGTACGGCTTCCTGATCGTGGCGGCGCTGTTCTTCCTGCTGCCGCTGTACGTGATGCTGGTGACGTCGGTCAAGCCGATGGAGGAGATCCGTCTCGGCACGCTGTTCGCGCTGCCGCAGAACATGACGCTGGAGCCGTGGCTGCAGGCCTGGTCCTCGGCCTGCACCGGCCTGGAATGCAACGGCATCCGCACCGGCTTCTGGAATTCGGTCGCCATCGTAGTGCCCAGCACCATCCTGTCGATCGCCATCGGCGCGGTGAACGGCTATGCGCTGTCGTTCTGGCGTCCGCGCGGCGCCGGCTTCTTGTTCGCCATCCTGATGATGGGCGCCTTCATACCGGTGCAGGTGATGATCTATCCGCTGGTGCGGGGGCTGGCGTCGGTGAATCTGTTCAGCTCTCTGCCGGGCATCATCCTGATCCACACTATCTTCGGCATGCCGGTGATGACGCTGCTGTTCCGTAACTACTACGCGGCGCTGCCGCTGGAACTGTTCAAGGCGGCGCGCATCGACGGCGGTGGCTTCTGGCGCATCTTCCTGCAGCTGATGCTGCCGATGTCGACCCCGGTGATCGTGGTCGCGGCCATCATGCAGGTCACCGGCATCTGGAACGACTTCTTGCTGGGGCTTGTGTTTGCGGGCTCCGAGCATCTGCCGATGACGGTCCAGCTGAACAACATCATCAACACCACCACCGGCGAGCGCCTGTACAACGTGAACATGGCGGCGACGATCTTGACTTCGGTCGTGCCGCTGGCGCTCTACTTCATTTCAGGCCGCTGGTTCGTGCGCGGCATCGCCTCTGGCGCGGTTAAAGGATAA
- a CDS encoding GTP cyclohydrolase I, which translates to MNEQALAYRADTTPVSERIRARLTRNGVRFHANDNIADHIEPGELDALLDEVSLRMQGVLESLVIDTVNDHNSQDTARRVAKMYLQEVFGGRYAPPPPVTEFPNVSHLNELMIIGPITVRSACSHHLCPVMGKVWIGVMPNQHSNLIGLSKYARLAGWIMSRPQIQEEAVVQLAELLQEKVKPDGLAVIMEADHFCMQWRGVKDNDARMINSVMHGSFLKDAALRREFLALIKR; encoded by the coding sequence ATGAACGAGCAGGCACTTGCCTACCGTGCCGATACCACGCCGGTATCCGAGCGCATCCGCGCGCGCCTGACGCGCAACGGCGTACGCTTCCACGCCAACGACAATATCGCCGACCACATCGAGCCGGGTGAGCTCGATGCGCTACTCGACGAAGTGAGCCTGCGCATGCAGGGCGTGCTGGAAAGCCTGGTGATCGATACCGTCAACGACCACAACTCGCAGGACACCGCGCGCCGCGTGGCCAAGATGTATCTGCAGGAAGTGTTCGGCGGCCGTTACGCGCCGCCGCCGCCGGTGACCGAATTCCCCAACGTCTCGCACCTGAACGAGTTGATGATCATCGGCCCGATCACCGTGCGCAGCGCCTGCTCGCACCACCTGTGCCCGGTGATGGGCAAGGTGTGGATCGGCGTCATGCCGAACCAGCACTCCAACCTGATCGGGCTGTCCAAGTACGCGCGCCTGGCCGGCTGGATCATGAGCCGGCCGCAGATCCAGGAAGAAGCCGTGGTGCAGCTGGCCGAGCTGCTGCAAGAAAAGGTCAAGCCCGACGGCTTGGCCGTCATCATGGAAGCCGACCACTTCTGCATGCAATGGCGCGGCGTGAAAGACAACGACGCCCGCATGATCAACAGCGTCATGCACGGCTCATTTCTCAAGGATGCCGCGCTGCGGCGCGAATTCCTTGCTCTGATCAAACGCTAA
- a CDS encoding FAD-dependent oxidoreductase, producing the protein MNQKRQRIAIVGAGISGLASAYFLSRAHDVVLFEAGSYLGGHTNTVDVTLEGRTHGVDTGFLVYNELTYPNLIALFEELNVTSIASDMSFAVSMDDGALEWAGTNLDSVFAQRGNLGSPSFLRMLWDILHFNRHAQRFLEQAMQSGATLGQLLQQQRYGARFRDAYLLPMAAAIWSSAPNDILNFPAATFLRFCLNHALLQVNKRPQWRTVAGGARNYVEKIAAVLPDCRLRAPVRGVWRNADGTLQVDSGLDSETFDAVVFATHAPTTLSLLKDVSLPERAILGGVRYQPNTAYLHTDTRLLPRRRKVWSAWNYLSGARTSGGRPVCVSYWLNQLQALPFETPVVVTLNPHVPPDADKLLATFEYDHPIMDQGAIQAQQQLQQIQGVNGTWYAGAWTGYGFHEDGLKSALRIAAAFGVAPAWATLP; encoded by the coding sequence ATGAATCAGAAACGTCAACGTATCGCCATCGTCGGCGCCGGCATCTCCGGCCTGGCCAGCGCCTATTTCCTCAGCCGCGCCCACGATGTGGTGCTGTTCGAGGCCGGCAGCTACCTGGGCGGCCATACCAATACCGTCGACGTCACGCTGGAAGGCCGCACCCATGGCGTTGATACCGGCTTCCTGGTTTACAACGAACTGACCTACCCCAATCTGATCGCGCTGTTCGAGGAACTGAACGTGACCAGTATCGCCAGCGACATGTCGTTCGCGGTGTCGATGGATGACGGCGCGCTCGAATGGGCCGGCACCAATCTCGACAGCGTGTTCGCCCAGCGCGGCAACCTCGGCAGCCCGTCCTTCCTGCGCATGCTGTGGGATATCTTGCATTTCAATCGCCATGCACAGCGCTTTCTTGAACAGGCCATGCAGAGCGGCGCCACGCTGGGTCAGCTGCTGCAGCAACAGCGCTATGGCGCGCGCTTCCGCGACGCTTACCTGCTACCGATGGCGGCGGCCATCTGGTCCAGCGCGCCGAACGACATCCTCAACTTTCCGGCCGCGACCTTCCTGCGTTTCTGCCTGAACCACGCGCTGCTGCAGGTGAACAAGCGGCCGCAATGGCGCACGGTGGCCGGCGGCGCGCGCAACTACGTCGAAAAGATCGCCGCCGTGCTGCCGGATTGCCGCCTGCGCGCGCCGGTGCGGGGGGTGTGGCGCAATGCCGACGGCACGCTGCAGGTCGATAGCGGGCTCGACAGCGAAACCTTCGACGCGGTGGTGTTCGCTACCCATGCGCCGACCACGCTGTCGCTGCTGAAGGACGTCAGCCTGCCCGAGCGTGCCATCCTCGGCGGCGTGCGCTACCAGCCGAATACGGCCTACCTGCACACCGACACGCGCCTGCTGCCGCGCCGCCGCAAAGTATGGTCGGCCTGGAACTACCTTTCCGGCGCCCGCACCTCGGGCGGGCGCCCCGTATGCGTCAGCTATTGGCTCAACCAGCTGCAGGCGCTGCCGTTCGAAACCCCGGTGGTCGTGACCCTCAATCCGCACGTGCCGCCGGACGCCGACAAGCTGCTGGCGACATTCGAGTACGACCACCCGATCATGGACCAGGGCGCCATTCAGGCGCAGCAGCAGTTGCAGCAGATCCAGGGCGTCAACGGCACCTGGTACGCCGGCGCCTGGACCGGCTACGGCTTCCACGAGGACGGCCTGAAATCCGCGCTGCGCATCGCCGCCGCATTCGGCGTCGCACCGGCCTGGGCCACGCTGCCATGA
- a CDS encoding cyclopropane-fatty-acyl-phospholipid synthase family protein — MNRTLTTQLSTAPTGARWFLKLLNNIRIGHLELIAPDGARMVFGNAHDTAGATLQVHDWRACQRILRAGDIGFAEAWAAGWIDTPDLTALLRLALRNEAALDRLVFGGALARAWYRLRHWLRPNTRKGSQRNIHAHYDIGNAFYKLWLDPSWTYSSALFEGDHGLPLQEAQRRKYQRIIDTLHLKPGQRVLEIGCGWGGFAEQAARQGIHVHGVTISPSQLEVAQQRIRAGGLGDRVELELRDYRDLDGEYDAIVSIEMFEAVGEQYWPQYFQTVAARLKPGGQALVQSITIGEQHFERYRSSTDFIQQYIFPGGMLPSVERFEQQAARAGLQPLEAHAFGPDYAETLRRWDAQCRVTRHQITEQGFDEHFLRIWHLYFAYCEAAFDEGRTDVVQFLLQKV; from the coding sequence ATGAACCGCACCTTGACCACCCAGCTCTCGACAGCGCCGACCGGCGCACGCTGGTTTCTCAAACTGCTCAACAATATCCGCATCGGCCACCTGGAGCTGATCGCGCCGGACGGCGCGCGCATGGTGTTCGGCAATGCCCACGATACGGCTGGCGCCACGCTACAGGTGCATGACTGGCGCGCTTGCCAGCGCATCCTGCGCGCCGGCGACATCGGCTTTGCCGAAGCCTGGGCCGCCGGCTGGATCGACACCCCGGACCTGACCGCCCTGCTGCGGCTGGCCCTGCGCAACGAAGCGGCGCTGGACCGGCTGGTGTTCGGCGGCGCACTGGCGCGCGCCTGGTATCGCCTGCGCCACTGGCTGCGGCCGAACACGCGCAAAGGCAGCCAGCGCAACATCCACGCCCACTACGACATCGGCAACGCCTTCTACAAGCTCTGGCTGGACCCGAGCTGGACCTATTCCAGCGCGCTGTTCGAAGGCGACCACGGTCTGCCGCTGCAGGAAGCGCAGCGCCGCAAATACCAGCGCATCATCGACACGCTGCATTTGAAGCCGGGGCAGCGCGTGCTGGAAATCGGCTGCGGCTGGGGCGGCTTTGCGGAACAGGCAGCGCGCCAGGGCATACACGTGCACGGCGTGACGATCTCGCCATCGCAGCTGGAAGTGGCGCAACAGCGCATCCGCGCGGGCGGCCTGGGCGACCGCGTCGAACTGGAATTGCGCGATTATCGCGACCTCGACGGCGAGTATGACGCCATCGTTTCAATCGAAATGTTCGAAGCCGTGGGCGAGCAATACTGGCCGCAGTATTTCCAGACCGTGGCGGCGCGGCTCAAGCCGGGCGGCCAGGCGCTGGTGCAAAGCATCACCATCGGCGAGCAGCACTTCGAGCGCTATCGCAGCAGCACCGACTTCATCCAGCAGTACATCTTCCCCGGCGGCATGCTGCCCAGTGTCGAGCGTTTCGAGCAACAGGCGGCGCGCGCCGGGCTGCAGCCGCTGGAAGCCCACGCCTTCGGCCCCGACTATGCGGAGACGCTGCGCCGCTGGGACGCCCAATGCCGCGTCACCCGCCACCAAATTACCGAGCAAGGCTTCGATGAGCATTTCCTGCGCATCTGGCACCTGTACTTCGCCTACTGCGAGGCGGCCTTCGACGAAGGCCGCACCGACGTGGTCCAATTCCTGTTGCAAAAAGTCTGA
- a CDS encoding TetR/AcrR family transcriptional regulator — MSIFPKLSFKNQAFKLREHAILDAATAVLSTKGYDLMTMDDVAGAVGISKPSLYKHFKSKEDLVGEALIRLLDGALDYVAAIDPTLGPVEKLSALLEWALRVRLDGGLPFLPSTSPHVREMLMRNLKYMMKVLKLNRQLEALVKQGQEQGRLNRALPTDVILFSYYARTCDPAVEYLQTFSKMTTEDIVRHMLKVSFVGFSAKE; from the coding sequence ATGAGTATTTTTCCAAAATTAAGCTTTAAAAATCAAGCCTTTAAGCTGCGTGAGCATGCGATCCTCGACGCTGCGACTGCCGTGCTCAGCACCAAAGGCTATGATTTGATGACGATGGATGATGTGGCCGGCGCGGTCGGCATCTCCAAGCCCAGCCTTTACAAGCACTTTAAATCGAAGGAAGATTTAGTGGGCGAGGCGCTGATCCGCCTGCTCGACGGTGCGCTCGATTACGTCGCCGCGATCGACCCGACGCTGGGCCCGGTCGAGAAGCTGTCGGCGCTGCTGGAGTGGGCGCTGCGGGTGCGGCTCGACGGCGGCCTGCCGTTCCTGCCGTCCACCAGCCCGCACGTGCGCGAGATGTTGATGCGCAATTTGAAGTACATGATGAAGGTGCTCAAATTGAACCGTCAGCTTGAGGCGCTGGTCAAGCAGGGCCAGGAGCAGGGCCGGCTGAACCGCGCGCTGCCGACCGATGTGATCCTGTTCAGCTACTACGCGCGCACCTGCGATCCGGCGGTCGAGTATTTGCAGACCTTCAGCAAGATGACGACCGAAGATATCGTGCGGCATATGCTGAAAGTCTCGTTTGTAGGTTTTTCGGCAAAGGAATGA
- a CDS encoding tryptophan-rich sensory protein: protein MSPKPSFHSLFSLLGWIALTAAFAAVGAMGSTQAPTFYAQLDQPSWAPPTWLFGPAWTVLYLLMAVAAWRAVRSTTLAAAPAVRLYLIQLVLNALWSWLFFAWHQGAWAFACIVALWLLIAATMAAFYRRDRLAGALMLPYIAWVTFAGALCFTIWQRNPGLL, encoded by the coding sequence ATGAGCCCAAAACCTTCCTTCCACTCCCTGTTTTCCCTGCTCGGCTGGATCGCCCTGACCGCCGCATTTGCCGCCGTCGGCGCCATGGGCTCAACCCAGGCGCCGACGTTTTATGCCCAACTGGACCAGCCGTCCTGGGCGCCGCCGACCTGGCTGTTCGGCCCTGCGTGGACTGTGCTGTATCTGCTGATGGCGGTGGCCGCCTGGCGCGCCGTCCGCAGCACCACCCTGGCGGCCGCGCCGGCGGTGCGCCTGTACCTGATCCAACTGGTGCTCAACGCGCTGTGGAGCTGGCTGTTCTTTGCCTGGCACCAGGGCGCCTGGGCCTTCGCCTGCATCGTCGCGCTATGGTTGCTGATCGCCGCCACGATGGCCGCGTTCTACCGCCGCGATCGTCTGGCGGGCGCATTGATGCTGCCCTACATCGCCTGGGTCACGTTTGCCGGCGCGCTGTGCTTTACCATCTGGCAGCGCAATCCCGGCCTGCTGTAA
- a CDS encoding DASH family cryptochrome translates to MSTALFWFRNDLRLHDQPALLAACASGARHLVPVFCLPDAQEATRWGFARIGPHRLAWLDDALHDLALQLERLNCPLLIVSAPAASALPELARVLGADAVFCEEIAAPEEQAQVAALRAAGLQVTTVWQSSLLDPQALPWPPQDLPPSFTPFKQAVERVRLAPPEPLAPPTALPPWPADVKVPAHLRGLRPQQLERDEVRSSLAGLTAGETAGLAHLARYLGRKLPDTYKQTRNGLTGVDYSSKWSPWLASGAVSARAIMAQLREYESVHGANDGSYWLWFELLWRDYFRFLHLQHGSRLYHGRGLGQLPPPAHEVQAFECWRKAGTGQPLVDAAMRELAATGYLSNRLRQVVASYLIYELGGDWRAGAAWFESQLIDYDVYSNQGNWLYIAGRGSDPRGGRRFNVDKQTAEHDADGAYRRLWAAAD, encoded by the coding sequence ATGAGCACGGCGCTGTTCTGGTTTCGCAACGACCTGCGGCTGCACGACCAGCCGGCACTGCTGGCGGCATGTGCCAGTGGCGCGCGTCATCTGGTGCCGGTCTTTTGCCTGCCGGATGCGCAGGAGGCAACGCGCTGGGGCTTCGCGCGCATCGGCCCGCATCGCCTGGCGTGGCTGGACGATGCGCTGCATGACCTGGCGCTGCAGCTGGAACGTTTGAATTGTCCGCTGTTGATAGTCAGCGCTCCGGCCGCCTCCGCCTTGCCGGAGCTGGCGCGCGTGTTGGGCGCGGACGCGGTGTTCTGCGAAGAGATCGCCGCACCGGAAGAACAGGCGCAAGTCGCGGCCCTGCGCGCTGCCGGATTGCAGGTGACAACCGTCTGGCAAAGCAGCTTGCTCGATCCGCAAGCGCTGCCTTGGCCGCCGCAGGATTTGCCGCCATCCTTTACGCCGTTCAAGCAGGCAGTGGAGCGCGTTCGACTGGCGCCGCCCGAGCCGCTGGCGCCGCCGACGGCGCTGCCGCCTTGGCCGGCCGATGTCAAGGTGCCGGCCCATCTGCGCGGTTTGCGGCCGCAGCAGCTTGAGCGGGACGAGGTCCGTTCATCGCTGGCCGGTTTGACAGCCGGCGAGACCGCAGGGCTGGCGCACCTGGCCCGCTACCTAGGCCGCAAGCTGCCGGACACCTACAAACAAACCCGTAACGGATTGACCGGCGTGGATTACTCCAGCAAGTGGTCGCCATGGCTGGCCAGCGGCGCTGTGTCGGCGCGCGCCATCATGGCGCAGCTGCGCGAGTACGAGTCGGTGCACGGTGCAAACGACGGTAGCTACTGGCTGTGGTTCGAGTTGTTATGGCGCGATTATTTCCGCTTCCTGCATCTGCAGCACGGCAGCCGGCTTTACCATGGGCGCGGTCTGGGCCAGTTGCCGCCGCCAGCGCATGAGGTGCAGGCGTTTGAGTGCTGGCGCAAGGCAGGCACCGGCCAGCCGCTGGTGGATGCGGCCATGCGCGAACTGGCGGCCACCGGCTACCTGAGCAACCGCTTGCGCCAGGTCGTGGCCAGTTACCTGATCTACGAGCTCGGTGGCGACTGGCGCGCCGGCGCGGCGTGGTTCGAGTCGCAGCTGATCGACTACGACGTCTACAGCAATCAGGGCAACTGGCTGTACATCGCCGGTCGTGGCAGCGATCCGCGCGGCGGCCGCCGCTTCAATGTCGACAAGCAGACCGCCGAGCATGACGCCGACGGCGCTTACCGCCGGCTGTGGGCGGCGGCAGACTAG
- a CDS encoding BLUF domain-containing protein — protein MLVRLLYASRATAHTEAEMASILQQSRQHNPPAGITGVLCHSERLYLQVLEGGRAQVNALYARLMRDSRHTDVTLLHYEEISERRYAGWTMGQTNLDKLNPGTVLRYSALPDFDPFTLSGDSSLALIDELMSAAAILGRA, from the coding sequence ATGCTCGTCAGATTATTGTATGCCAGCCGCGCGACGGCGCACACCGAAGCGGAGATGGCGTCCATCCTGCAGCAGTCGCGCCAGCACAATCCGCCGGCCGGCATCACCGGTGTGCTGTGCCACAGCGAACGGCTGTACCTGCAGGTGCTGGAAGGCGGACGCGCGCAGGTCAACGCCCTGTATGCGCGCCTCATGCGCGATTCGCGCCACACCGACGTGACGCTGCTGCACTATGAAGAAATCAGCGAACGCCGCTACGCCGGCTGGACCATGGGCCAGACCAATCTGGACAAGCTCAATCCTGGCACGGTGCTGCGTTACTCGGCGCTGCCGGACTTCGATCCGTTCACGCTCAGCGGCGACAGTTCGCTGGCGCTGATCGATGAACTGATGAGCGCCGCCGCCATCCTCGGCCGCGCCTAG
- a CDS encoding TonB-dependent receptor encodes MARANGQACGTTATTVNVGGSVLKHAPTFASTLMYEHDFDTGKGRITPRISAHYETKSFVGSGAFANDVPGHPGVKMQGAYTTLDLSIRYAPRGKAYTAELFVNNATDKEVKYDAIEVCTQVGAPCQPKQQIWAAYYNKPRTLGARVSMKF; translated from the coding sequence GTGGCGCGCGCCAACGGCCAAGCGTGCGGCACCACCGCGACGACGGTCAACGTCGGCGGCAGCGTCCTCAAACACGCACCGACGTTTGCGTCGACGTTGATGTATGAGCACGACTTCGACACCGGCAAGGGCCGCATCACGCCGCGTATCTCGGCGCACTACGAAACCAAATCGTTTGTCGGTTCGGGCGCGTTCGCCAACGACGTGCCGGGTCATCCAGGCGTCAAGATGCAGGGCGCATACACCACGCTGGACCTGAGCATCCGCTACGCGCCGCGCGGCAAGGCCTACACGGCCGAGCTATTCGTCAACAACGCCACGGACAAGGAAGTGAAGTACGACGCCATCGAAGTCTGCACGCAAGTCGGCGCACCATGCCAGCCGAAGCAGCAGATCTGGGCCGCCTACTACAACAAGCCCCGCACCCTGGGCGCCCGTGTTTCGATGAAGTTCTAA
- a CDS encoding DUF2256 domain-containing protein: protein MHKKPYLPEKPCLHCGRPFTWRKKWERVWDEVKYCSERCRREHKQVARAAS from the coding sequence ATGCACAAGAAACCCTATTTGCCAGAAAAACCTTGCCTGCACTGTGGCCGTCCGTTCACCTGGCGTAAAAAGTGGGAGCGCGTATGGGACGAAGTGAAGTATTGCTCCGAGCGCTGCCGCCGAGAGCATAAGCAGGTCGCGCGGGCCGCATCATGA
- a CDS encoding ABC transporter ATP-binding protein has translation MSNVAIRNLQIQLGGNKVIESLNLDVKAGEFVVLLGPSGCGKSTLLHSIAGLIDTSAGQIEIGGKDMTWADPKDRGIALVFQSYALYPTMNVEANMSFGLRISGTPKAEITRRVTRASDMLQLGPLLKRKPANLSGGQRQRVAIGRAIVREADVMLFDEPLSNLDAKLRTELRRELKQLHKQLGATMIYVTHDQVEAMTLAERMAVMKAGVVQQFDTPDVIYNTPANLFVATFLGSPGMNLFTGTLEQQGAKTIFSNEHVSVDVTGYPFRQPPTGKHACVLGVRPEDIDIGHGDGVAVSAAVRASVSLVEAMGAHRVVWLDFHGTQVAGIVQDQQQIDSGKDIIFAIRPNRISLFDGASEQRL, from the coding sequence ATGTCTAACGTAGCTATTCGTAATTTGCAGATCCAGCTGGGCGGCAACAAGGTGATCGAGTCGCTCAACCTCGATGTGAAAGCAGGGGAGTTCGTGGTGCTGCTCGGGCCTTCGGGCTGCGGCAAGTCCACGCTTCTGCACAGTATCGCGGGCCTGATCGACACCAGCGCCGGCCAGATCGAAATCGGCGGCAAGGACATGACCTGGGCCGATCCCAAGGATCGCGGTATCGCGCTGGTGTTCCAGTCCTATGCGCTGTACCCGACCATGAACGTGGAAGCGAATATGTCGTTCGGCTTGCGCATCAGCGGCACGCCGAAAGCGGAAATCACGCGCCGCGTCACGCGCGCGTCGGACATGCTGCAACTGGGGCCGCTGTTGAAGCGCAAGCCGGCCAACTTGTCGGGTGGTCAGCGCCAGCGTGTGGCGATCGGCCGCGCCATCGTGCGCGAAGCGGACGTGATGCTGTTCGACGAGCCGCTGTCCAACCTGGACGCCAAGCTGCGCACGGAACTGCGCCGCGAGTTGAAGCAGCTGCACAAGCAGCTCGGCGCCACCATGATCTACGTGACGCATGACCAGGTCGAGGCGATGACCCTGGCCGAGCGCATGGCCGTCATGAAGGCCGGCGTGGTGCAGCAGTTCGATACGCCGGACGTGATCTACAACACGCCGGCCAACCTGTTCGTCGCCACCTTCCTCGGTTCGCCGGGCATGAATTTGTTCACCGGGACGCTGGAGCAGCAGGGCGCGAAAACCATCTTCAGCAACGAGCATGTGTCGGTCGACGTGACCGGCTATCCGTTCAGGCAGCCGCCCACCGGCAAGCACGCCTGCGTGCTCGGCGTGCGGCCCGAGGACATCGACATCGGCCATGGTGACGGCGTCGCTGTTAGTGCAGCGGTGCGTGCATCGGTTTCGCTGGTCGAAGCCATGGGTGCGCACCGCGTAGTATGGCTGGACTTCCACGGCACGCAGGTGGCGGGCATCGTGCAGGACCAGCAGCAGATCGACAGCGGGAAGGACATCATCTTCGCTATCCGACCCAATCGCATTTCCTTGTTTGACGGAGCCAGCGAACAGCGGCTCTAA